GAAGAACCGCTCGATGCGATCGAGCCGTTCGGTCCAGAACCGTTCCATCCGAGATGCCCAGTGCGTGACCTCGCGCAGGGGCTGGGGATCGAGCTCGATCGTGTGCTCGCGACCTTGCCGCGTCCGCCGCACGAGACCGGCGGCCTCGAGCACCTTGATGTGCTTCGACACGGCATTGAGCGTCATGTCGAACGGCGCCGCGATGTCGGTGACGCGGGTCGGGCCTCGCGTCAGACGCTCGACGATCGCCCGCCGCGTCGGGTCCGCCAGCGCGATCCAGGCTGATTCGGTGGCTTGGCTCATCATTCAACCTACAGGTTGAATAATACGGTGCGAGAAAGACCCTGTCAAGAGTCCGGGTGCGAGGTGTCATCGGGGCGTGACCCTGAGCCCCGTCGGGGCCTACGTACCGCTGCGGTTCCTCGTAGAGGCCTAACTCGTTATCGACGGGAGTCGTCGAGGTACGCGGTACCGTTCATCTGTGACCGCGGGGAGCGAGCCAGGGTACTCCTCGTAGGGAGTCCGCGACGAGCCAGCCGGCCGCGGTCAGAATCCAGGACTCGACGATCTCGTCCCATTGCGAAGCATCGGGGCCGGCGACCAGCACGGGCCCCCACACGAGCAGTGTGAAGAGGCCCATCTCCAGCGTCGAGAGCGCGGCGGCCAGGCGAGTGAAGACACCGCCGACAAGCGCGAGGCCGGCCGCCACGAAGGCGGCCCCCGTGAAGTATGCCCACGCGACGTGCCACGGCAGCCAGCTCGGCACCATCCCGACCGTGCGCTCGAAGAACGTGAAGTGGGCGATGCCGAACGGGATCAAGCCGAGGCCGTAGAGCACGCTCGCGATGCGCGCGTTCCGCTTGACGAACGCCAGCGTCCACGTACCGCCCAGCATGACCGCGCTCTCACCGCAAACCCACCAGGCTCCCGAGTCCGTCGGGGCGCGGAAGAGAAGCGGCACCCGGAAGAGGAGCACCCAGAGAATCAGGTAACCGAGCAAGACGCGGGACGCGATGACCTCCGTGCG
This portion of the Candidatus Polarisedimenticolaceae bacterium genome encodes:
- a CDS encoding metalloregulator ArsR/SmtB family transcription factor produces the protein MSQATESAWIALADPTRRAIVERLTRGPTRVTDIAAPFDMTLNAVSKHIKVLEAAGLVRRTRQGREHTIELDPQPLREVTHWASRMERFWTERLDRIERFFEEKRKRK